One Candidatus Planktophila limnetica DNA segment encodes these proteins:
- a CDS encoding cytidine deaminase yields MTLTPDWQLLHSTAIAASKKAYAPYSNFPVGVAGLVNDGRIISGCNVENASYGLGLCAECSMTSELVMSGGGRLVAVLCVDAQGDYLAPCGRCRQLLFEHGGNELLLMTPDGPMKMSTILPWAFGPDDLDRK; encoded by the coding sequence ATGACACTGACTCCTGATTGGCAACTCTTACATTCAACTGCAATTGCTGCGAGTAAAAAAGCGTATGCACCATATTCAAATTTTCCGGTGGGTGTTGCAGGTTTGGTCAATGATGGACGAATTATCAGTGGCTGTAACGTTGAAAATGCGAGTTACGGACTTGGATTGTGCGCGGAATGCAGCATGACATCAGAGCTAGTAATGAGTGGCGGCGGCCGTTTGGTTGCTGTTCTGTGTGTTGATGCACAAGGTGATTACTTGGCCCCGTGCGGACGATGCAGGCAACTCTTATTCGAACATGGTGGCAATGAGTTACTACTTATGACACCTGATGGACCTATGAAAATGTCTACGATTTTGCCTTGGGCATTTGGTCCTGATGATTTAGATCGTAAATAG
- a CDS encoding ABC transporter permease has product MRFKPGKIALSIAAPVFATVFSLAVSSASLLATNKSPREAFAIMWEFGSGAGSLMEAVNLATSYYIAAIAIALTFRAGLFNIGVEGQLRLGSLFAAYFGAMIALPPVLHIAAIFFIAMFVGGLWAAIAAYMKVKRGVSEVISTIMLNSIAGGLSAYLLSKHFMVKVEGSNDLATKPLAPSGQFPDLMPVLKKLGVEEQPGGGVYGMLIIAIVLGIGFWFVVNRTRFGFELRSTGMNPIAARVSGVDSKKMTFIALVASGAIAGLAGLPTLLGDTHSYTLGFRGGVGFTAIAIALLGRNSAVGMAISALLFGFLEVASRTLELIDIAPETYVIMQGSILLSAVIAYEVVRRYQLTLQSQAFAKEGDK; this is encoded by the coding sequence ATGAGATTCAAACCTGGCAAAATCGCACTTTCTATCGCAGCTCCAGTTTTTGCTACCGTCTTTAGTTTGGCTGTTTCAAGTGCATCTTTACTGGCAACAAATAAATCACCTCGCGAAGCTTTTGCAATCATGTGGGAATTTGGTTCTGGCGCGGGATCATTAATGGAAGCTGTAAATCTTGCCACCTCTTATTACATCGCTGCGATTGCAATTGCTCTGACATTTAGAGCCGGATTATTTAATATCGGCGTCGAAGGTCAGCTTCGCTTGGGCTCGCTCTTTGCTGCCTATTTCGGAGCAATGATTGCGTTGCCACCGGTGCTGCACATCGCTGCAATATTTTTCATTGCAATGTTTGTCGGAGGATTATGGGCTGCAATCGCGGCCTATATGAAAGTAAAGCGTGGTGTGAGTGAAGTTATTTCAACAATCATGCTTAACAGTATTGCTGGTGGATTATCTGCATACCTGCTCTCAAAACACTTTATGGTCAAAGTTGAAGGCAGCAATGACTTAGCGACTAAACCACTTGCACCTAGCGGACAATTCCCGGATTTAATGCCGGTGCTCAAAAAACTTGGAGTCGAAGAACAGCCTGGTGGCGGCGTTTACGGAATGTTGATCATCGCGATAGTTTTAGGAATCGGATTCTGGTTTGTTGTTAATCGCACCAGGTTTGGTTTTGAATTGCGATCAACTGGTATGAATCCGATTGCAGCGCGAGTCAGTGGTGTTGATTCAAAGAAGATGACTTTTATTGCACTCGTTGCAAGTGGCGCGATAGCCGGTCTTGCGGGTTTGCCAACATTGCTAGGTGATACTCACAGTTACACATTAGGTTTCCGCGGTGGCGTTGGTTTTACGGCCATTGCAATTGCACTGCTAGGTCGCAACTCGGCTGTAGGAATGGCAATTAGTGCTTTGTTATTTGGTTTCTTGGAAGTAGCTTCGCGAACACTAGAACTGATTGATATCGCACCAGAGACTTATGTGATTATGCAGGGTTCAATTTTACTTAGCGCTGTTATTGCATACGAAGTAGTTCGCCGATACCAGCTCACACTTCAAAGTCAGGCTTTTGCTAAGGAAGGTGACAAGTAG
- a CDS encoding thymidine phosphorylase: MSALEPFSAVEIIAAKRDKAVLTNPQIDWVIDAYTRGAVADEQMSALLMAILLNGMNSQEISRWTNAMINSGEKMNWSMLDRPTVDKHSTGGVGDKITLPLAPLVAACGAAVPQLSGRGLGHTGGTLDKLEAIAGWQASLSNEKMLQVLQECGAVICAAGAGLAPADKKLYALRDVTATVEAIPLIASSIMSKKIAEGTSALVLDVKTGSGAFMSDPLKARELAQTMVGLGKDAGVKTLALVTAMDVPLGLTAGNALEVRESLEVLAGGGPADVVELTIIFAREMLELVGIKGKDPERALKDGSAMDVWRKMISAQGGNPDAPLPVAKEKLTISADASGTVLSMDAMSVGVAAWRLGAGRSRQGESVQSGAGIEIHKKPGEKIVAGEPLYTLHTDTPERFARAQEVLEGSVAIGSTDVKRLPLIVERIN, translated from the coding sequence ATGAGTGCGTTAGAACCCTTTTCGGCAGTAGAAATCATTGCTGCTAAACGCGATAAAGCAGTTCTCACAAATCCACAGATCGATTGGGTAATCGATGCATATACACGTGGAGCAGTTGCCGATGAACAAATGTCTGCATTGTTGATGGCAATTTTACTTAATGGAATGAATTCACAAGAAATATCTCGCTGGACTAATGCCATGATAAATAGCGGTGAGAAAATGAATTGGTCAATGCTTGATCGTCCCACAGTAGATAAACACTCAACAGGAGGAGTTGGTGACAAAATAACTTTGCCATTAGCGCCCCTTGTTGCAGCATGTGGTGCTGCGGTTCCACAATTATCTGGACGTGGATTGGGTCATACTGGTGGCACATTAGATAAGTTAGAAGCGATTGCAGGCTGGCAAGCATCTCTTAGCAATGAAAAAATGCTACAAGTTTTGCAAGAGTGTGGAGCGGTTATTTGCGCCGCAGGTGCTGGTTTGGCTCCGGCGGATAAAAAGTTGTATGCACTACGTGATGTGACTGCAACGGTTGAAGCAATTCCACTTATTGCATCATCGATTATGAGTAAGAAAATCGCAGAAGGTACGAGTGCGCTGGTTCTAGATGTTAAAACTGGCTCTGGTGCATTTATGAGCGATCCATTAAAGGCTCGTGAATTAGCACAAACAATGGTTGGCCTTGGAAAAGACGCTGGAGTAAAAACTCTTGCGTTGGTAACTGCGATGGATGTTCCCCTTGGCCTTACAGCTGGAAATGCACTGGAAGTTCGGGAATCACTAGAAGTTCTAGCAGGCGGCGGTCCAGCAGATGTTGTGGAGTTAACAATTATTTTTGCCCGTGAGATGTTGGAACTCGTTGGCATTAAAGGAAAAGATCCCGAGCGTGCTCTTAAAGATGGTTCTGCAATGGATGTGTGGCGAAAAATGATTAGCGCTCAGGGCGGAAATCCAGATGCACCGCTGCCGGTTGCAAAAGAGAAATTAACAATATCTGCCGATGCAAGCGGCACCGTTTTGTCTATGGATGCAATGTCAGTTGGTGTGGCTGCTTGGCGCTTAGGAGCAGGGCGCTCACGTCAAGGAGAGAGTGTGCAATCTGGCGCTGGAATCGAAATTCATAAGAAACCTGGCGAAAAGATCGTCGCAGGAGAGCCTTTGTATACCCTTCATACCGATACGCCTGAACGATTTGCACGAGCGCAGGAAGTACTAGAAGGTAGTGTTGCAATTGGTAGCACAGATGTGAAGCGACTTCCGCTTATCGTGGAACGAATTAATTGA
- a CDS encoding ABC transporter permease, which yields MRRIIVIFFGIIAILSIIRIATGASDLTSVGTAKAALLLSVPIVLAALGGLFAERAGVVNIGLEGMMIMGAWAGGFIGSMHGPWMGLVGAIIFGAVGALVHAVATITFGVDHVVSGVAINIIAAGLVRYISTILAQGGSWPGPSQSPDVEPIGQNGLPILSAGKYFGWQSPDLLGAIGEKNWFLISDISRVLRGLTGELSYVTMIAVALVPLSYFILWKTSFGLRLRSTGESPIAAESLGVNVYAMKYWGVLLSGGFAGLGGGFLAIVAANHYQENQIGGRGYIGLAAMLFGNWRPGGLFAGAALFGFADALQLRDSTAIHALLLLIVAFLLFASWRSFKKAKMIGGLVALAVAAFFAWFFIAFDELPGQLVTMTPYLATLIVLSFASQRLRGPAAAGFPYRRGGLK from the coding sequence ATGCGCCGCATAATTGTGATTTTCTTTGGGATAATTGCGATACTTTCAATCATCCGAATTGCAACAGGTGCATCAGATTTAACGAGCGTTGGTACCGCAAAGGCTGCACTCTTACTTTCAGTTCCGATTGTTTTGGCAGCCCTGGGTGGTTTATTTGCTGAACGTGCAGGAGTTGTAAACATTGGTCTTGAAGGCATGATGATCATGGGTGCATGGGCTGGTGGATTTATTGGAAGCATGCACGGCCCATGGATGGGATTAGTAGGAGCAATTATTTTTGGGGCAGTTGGTGCTTTGGTGCACGCTGTTGCAACAATTACATTTGGTGTTGACCATGTGGTCTCTGGTGTTGCCATCAATATTATTGCCGCCGGTTTAGTTCGATACATCTCAACAATCCTGGCTCAAGGTGGATCCTGGCCAGGACCATCACAATCACCAGATGTTGAACCAATTGGGCAAAATGGATTACCAATTCTTTCGGCCGGAAAGTATTTTGGTTGGCAAAGTCCTGATTTGCTTGGTGCAATAGGTGAAAAGAATTGGTTCTTGATTTCAGATATTTCTCGAGTGCTACGCGGATTAACGGGCGAACTTTCTTACGTAACAATGATTGCAGTTGCCCTTGTTCCGCTGAGCTATTTCATCTTGTGGAAGACATCATTTGGATTGCGTCTGCGCAGCACAGGTGAATCACCAATTGCTGCTGAATCACTCGGTGTAAATGTTTATGCAATGAAATATTGGGGAGTTTTACTCTCTGGTGGATTTGCAGGTCTTGGTGGCGGATTCTTAGCAATCGTTGCAGCAAATCACTATCAGGAGAATCAAATAGGCGGCCGCGGATATATTGGATTAGCTGCAATGCTCTTTGGTAATTGGCGTCCAGGCGGATTATTTGCAGGTGCTGCGCTCTTTGGATTTGCCGATGCGCTACAACTGCGAGACTCCACCGCAATTCATGCGCTACTTCTTCTAATTGTTGCATTCTTACTCTTCGCATCATGGCGATCATTTAAGAAGGCGAAAATGATTGGCGGATTAGTAGCCCTTGCAGTTGCTGCATTTTTTGCCTGGTTCTTTATAGCCTTCGATGAACTTCCTGGTCAGCTAGTTACGATGACACCTTACTTAGCAACATTGATTGTCTTATCTTTTGCTTCACAACGATTACGAGGGCCTGCCGCTGCAGGATTCCCATATAGACGTGGTGGATTGAAATAA